In one Chitinophaga sancti genomic region, the following are encoded:
- a CDS encoding non-ribosomal peptide synthetase, whose product MNDKHNIQKIYPLTAMQEGMLFHAMYGGTNAYFNQVCYRTSGVLDVPVLKESLDMLSLRHDILRTAFVYEKNERPIQVVLKNRRIGFGLTDISHLSEGEAAAFTAEFRQQDIARGFDLVKDPLMRLSVIKLANNGYEFVWSHHHILLDGWCIPVLLQELVTIYHALVAGQPVRLASPVPFSLYIQWLEKQDKQEAASYWRNYLNGYTSVASVPPVLFPASDKAPRQTLTEKLRLPDAITTQLEGIARREKVTMNILFQAIWGLLLAKFNNTNDVVYGNVVSGRPSDIPGVNEILGLFINTIPLRIRFQPETRFSDLLHTVHNESLEGLPYHYAPLAEIQSGSALKRDLLQHIVAVENYPLEESIKQSGSNGDIFDVQEVKMFEETNYDFHINVMVGGQFEVIMSYNPASYTAEYIRAMLQELEQIVMQVIRDEDIQVGNIRIEVPVEVRSQPAFQLAYWKKQLSGAEPLQIPADFPRTAAASVDRATESLHIGQPEYNALAILSVDENTNVFNTLLAAWNVLMYRYTGQKSISTGIPVTRGNGLLPLRIDMEAAPLFSQLLLEVKRNSRAAAEHQDVSLPAIATATGIPTGELFATAFTTADTAVTAEAELQVSILETAEEVQIMVRYASSQYTGATIQRMLRHYHQLLRGIIANPAVKTALVPLLTEEESAALLKASAERTAGYPYHKTINDLIEEQVVKTPENIAVTFGTQQLSYRVLNERANRLAHYLRLRGVQPDSLVPVCLERGTEMIVALLGILKAGGAYVPVDPAYPKERIAFMLEDTAAPLVLAASNTAHVLADNSNAELILLDDDWEKISQENAGNPTPVVAPHHLAYVIYTSGSTGKPKGVLIEHRNVVRLFETDAPLYDFNSSDVWTMFHSFCFDFSVWEMYGALFYGGRVVIVPKETTRDALAFAALLAGEGVTVLNQTPSAFYVLQESLGSTPANLNIRYVIFGGEALNPAAVKPWASMLPACRIINMYGITETTVHVTYQEIGEAEMNSSRSVIGEPIPTLGLYILDANMNLSPTGVPGELYVSGAGLARGYLHRNQLTNERFIPNPFNGGKQGRLYKTGDQARWLPDGNIEYLGRIDNQVKIRGFRIELGEIENAIQQSGFVKQAVVIADTDRSGEKRLVAYITTEDNFTRQALLSYLESRLPEYMVPAIIIPLPFFTLTSNGKTDRNALPAPDAGPVATYEPPANETEEVLVRLWQQLLGVERVGVHDNFFELGGHSLSAIRVAAAINKHFSAALKVVAVFQYATIRELARHINPNEATYTTIPQAPEMDTYPLSHAQKRLWLIYQLDEARSNYNMPLAFTFRGNVDVAALSAAFNLLVTRHEILRTIFVTEDGEPRQRVLRHGQGFALQVSDLRGKENVYTYLDTLIAAESATVFDLTDGPLYRAHLWQTGEQEYAFFIVLHHIITDAWSTAVIMNDLLQLYHGLLDHGNAMPPALGIQYKDYAVWDLSQVQQPGYAAHRDYWLEQFREPAPVLELPADYPRPAALEQTGKLVRTRVDAPLLASLKATAHQQGVSLFMLLLAGFKALLHRYTGQEDLVIGSPAAGRSHTDLDNQVGFYVNTLALRTRFAGDQPFADLLEAVKISTLGAYEHQQFPFDQLVEELAIPRETGRSPLFDIMFVLQNMESDGLMPKDTLSFEVADYPLGSQGNKFDLTIEMWESDSALEMTFEYNSGIFSEARMNRMAQHFSNLLQAVVKDLRTPLIRLDYIAAEEKQLLLEVFAGRADKLPKQINVVRLFEEIVLQYPDSPAVGDEAAVYTYRELNVRANRLAHYLRLHYYTGENDIVAIVMSRSADFVTAMLAVLKTGAAYLPLEHNTPKDRIRTLLEQTNAALVITDDAAITDGLDAGIPVIAPDAATLELFPQDNLHDTGITGNSMAYVMFTSGSTGTPKGVMVTHKSIVRLVRNTNYITLTAADRILQTGSLSFDAATFEIWGALLNGGQVHLLDLMHLLDTQQLSAAIREKEINTMWFTASWFNQLADQDPTLFRSLSRLLTGGEALSPSHIRKVQQACPDTIIINGYGPTENTTFSICGPVPHFPETAVPLGRPITHSTVYIVDRQNQPVPVGIPGEILLGGEGLSTGYIGDPQRTAHQFIAHPFMVGEKVYRSGDIGKWLEDGTVAFLGRVDDQVKIRGYRVEPGEIAHAVKDIPGIRDAYVSAEKNAQGQKMLICFYTATQALLPAVLKNALKVQLPDYMVPSLFIHMEQLPLNRNGKLDRQALPDIDWLLQQQANNSEAPATETEAAVLALWEEVLGRTGFGMQDNFFEVGGSSLLAYRIISLVETRLGVKINLAAFFRNPEIGTLAAVITATAPSAANEIPLVPAAELYESSRAQQRLWILDKLETEKHAFNITGAFVITGALQIPALEQALQLMVARHEILRTVFEDQEGLPYQRILDNEQCPVSLVVTTVTGDVRTHGAALLKQEEQHVFQLNQWPLIRMRVVTSGEEHVLVVNMHHIVGDGWSVQLFYTEILTLYTQLVNGETPVLPPLRIQYKDYAAWHQRRLQQSSVTDEPYWLNKLQQENRPDLPLDFPRARTRAYSSNALHFDLDNATLATFRNWTREREVSMFMICQALVVLWLRQYMKTNDIAVGTTSAGRDHPDLQQQMGFYVNVMVLRTQLQEQDSFFTALDKVKGTTLEAYEHQHYPFDLLVDKLKQKRDLGRNPLFDVMLSFNDGFSVDAPAATNFTELTTTPGEGSNKYDLTIFFTTDQEHGIQVELVYNNSLFMASTAQYLQQLFMAVVHQALMDPHATLNATSAATPLQEAITLEDDFS is encoded by the coding sequence ATGAACGATAAGCATAATATACAAAAGATTTACCCCCTCACAGCCATGCAGGAAGGCATGTTGTTCCATGCCATGTATGGTGGTACCAACGCCTATTTCAACCAGGTATGCTACCGCACTTCCGGCGTGCTGGATGTGCCCGTGCTGAAGGAAAGCCTTGATATGCTTTCCCTGCGTCACGACATCCTCAGAACCGCTTTTGTATATGAGAAGAACGAACGGCCTATCCAGGTGGTGCTTAAAAACCGCAGGATTGGTTTCGGGTTAACAGATATATCCCACCTCAGCGAAGGCGAAGCAGCAGCCTTTACAGCGGAATTCAGACAGCAGGACATTGCGCGCGGGTTCGACCTTGTGAAAGACCCGCTCATGCGCCTCTCCGTAATAAAACTGGCCAACAACGGCTATGAGTTCGTATGGAGCCACCATCACATCCTGTTGGACGGATGGTGTATTCCCGTGTTACTTCAGGAACTGGTGACCATCTACCACGCGCTGGTAGCTGGTCAGCCAGTCAGACTCGCATCTCCCGTACCCTTCTCCCTTTATATCCAATGGCTGGAGAAACAGGATAAACAGGAGGCCGCCAGCTACTGGCGGAATTATCTCAACGGCTACACCTCGGTAGCCTCCGTACCTCCTGTATTATTCCCGGCATCCGACAAGGCCCCCCGCCAAACACTGACAGAAAAACTACGTTTACCCGATGCTATTACCACTCAGCTGGAAGGAATTGCCCGCCGGGAAAAGGTAACCATGAATATCCTGTTCCAGGCCATCTGGGGCCTGCTGCTGGCGAAGTTCAACAATACCAACGATGTGGTGTATGGGAATGTAGTGTCCGGCCGGCCTTCTGATATTCCCGGTGTAAATGAAATACTGGGGCTGTTCATTAATACCATACCCCTGCGCATCCGCTTTCAGCCGGAGACCCGCTTCAGCGATCTGCTGCACACTGTTCACAATGAAAGCCTGGAAGGGCTGCCTTATCATTACGCCCCGCTGGCGGAAATACAGTCTGGCAGCGCGCTAAAGCGCGATCTGCTCCAGCACATCGTGGCCGTAGAAAACTACCCGCTGGAGGAAAGTATTAAACAATCCGGCAGCAACGGCGATATTTTCGATGTGCAGGAAGTGAAAATGTTTGAAGAAACCAACTACGATTTTCATATCAACGTGATGGTAGGAGGGCAGTTTGAGGTGATCATGTCGTATAATCCTGCCAGTTATACTGCTGAATATATCCGCGCTATGCTGCAGGAATTGGAGCAGATTGTGATGCAGGTGATTCGCGATGAGGATATTCAGGTAGGTAATATCCGGATTGAAGTACCCGTGGAAGTTCGCTCTCAACCGGCGTTTCAGCTGGCCTACTGGAAAAAACAGTTGTCGGGTGCGGAACCGCTGCAGATACCTGCGGACTTCCCCCGCACCGCTGCGGCTTCGGTTGACCGGGCTACTGAATCGCTCCACATCGGTCAGCCGGAATACAATGCCCTCGCTATTCTTTCCGTCGACGAAAATACCAACGTATTCAATACCCTGCTGGCGGCCTGGAATGTACTGATGTATCGCTACACCGGTCAGAAATCGATCAGCACCGGTATACCGGTAACCCGGGGAAATGGGCTGCTGCCACTGCGCATAGATATGGAAGCAGCACCGCTGTTCAGCCAGTTGTTGCTGGAGGTGAAGCGTAACAGCCGCGCTGCAGCCGAACACCAGGATGTATCCCTGCCCGCCATCGCAACAGCAACTGGTATTCCCACAGGGGAACTTTTCGCCACAGCTTTTACAACTGCTGATACTGCTGTAACAGCCGAAGCCGAGTTACAGGTAAGCATATTGGAAACAGCGGAAGAAGTGCAGATCATGGTCCGCTACGCCAGCAGCCAGTATACCGGGGCAACTATTCAGCGTATGCTCCGGCATTATCATCAGCTACTCCGCGGCATCATTGCCAATCCCGCAGTTAAAACAGCATTGGTACCCTTACTGACGGAAGAAGAATCGGCAGCACTGCTGAAAGCCTCTGCCGAAAGGACGGCCGGTTACCCTTATCATAAAACTATCAACGACCTGATTGAAGAACAGGTTGTTAAGACCCCTGAAAATATTGCCGTAACATTCGGTACACAACAACTGAGTTATCGTGTGCTGAATGAGCGTGCCAACCGGCTGGCACATTACCTGCGCCTGAGAGGCGTGCAGCCTGATTCGTTAGTGCCTGTATGCCTGGAACGGGGCACTGAAATGATAGTAGCATTGCTGGGCATTCTAAAAGCCGGCGGTGCCTATGTGCCCGTAGATCCGGCCTACCCGAAGGAGCGCATCGCTTTCATGCTGGAAGATACCGCAGCCCCCCTGGTGCTGGCAGCATCCAATACTGCTCATGTGCTGGCGGACAACTCCAATGCAGAACTGATATTACTGGACGATGACTGGGAGAAGATCAGCCAGGAAAATGCGGGCAATCCCACACCGGTCGTGGCTCCTCATCACCTGGCCTATGTTATCTATACCTCCGGTTCCACCGGAAAGCCGAAAGGCGTGCTGATAGAGCATCGCAACGTGGTACGTTTATTCGAAACCGATGCACCCCTGTATGATTTCAACAGCAGTGATGTATGGACGATGTTCCATTCTTTCTGTTTCGACTTTTCCGTTTGGGAAATGTACGGTGCCCTGTTCTATGGTGGCCGCGTGGTGATAGTACCAAAGGAAACGACCCGCGATGCCTTAGCCTTTGCTGCACTGCTGGCTGGCGAAGGCGTGACGGTGCTGAACCAGACCCCCTCGGCATTTTATGTGCTGCAGGAATCGCTGGGTAGCACACCTGCCAACCTGAACATACGTTACGTGATATTTGGCGGCGAGGCCCTGAATCCTGCTGCAGTAAAGCCCTGGGCAAGTATGCTCCCGGCCTGCCGCATCATCAATATGTACGGCATCACGGAAACAACCGTGCACGTTACCTACCAGGAAATTGGTGAAGCAGAAATGAACAGCAGCAGGAGCGTGATCGGAGAACCTATTCCTACACTCGGACTATATATCCTGGATGCAAACATGAACCTCTCGCCCACCGGCGTTCCTGGGGAATTGTATGTATCCGGTGCAGGGCTGGCGCGCGGTTATCTGCACCGCAACCAGCTCACCAATGAACGTTTTATTCCTAACCCGTTCAATGGCGGAAAACAGGGCCGGCTCTACAAAACAGGGGACCAGGCCCGCTGGCTGCCGGATGGAAATATTGAATACCTGGGCCGTATTGACAACCAGGTGAAGATCCGCGGCTTCCGTATTGAGCTGGGAGAAATTGAAAATGCAATCCAGCAGAGCGGTTTCGTGAAGCAGGCCGTGGTGATAGCAGATACCGACCGGAGTGGCGAAAAACGCCTGGTGGCGTACATTACCACGGAAGACAATTTTACCCGCCAGGCATTACTCTCTTACCTGGAGAGCCGCCTGCCGGAGTACATGGTACCTGCCATCATTATTCCGCTGCCATTTTTCACGCTTACCTCAAACGGGAAAACTGACCGTAACGCATTACCGGCACCAGATGCAGGTCCGGTGGCCACTTACGAGCCACCGGCAAACGAAACAGAAGAAGTGCTGGTGAGGCTCTGGCAACAGCTGCTGGGCGTTGAACGTGTTGGCGTGCACGATAATTTCTTTGAACTGGGCGGGCACTCACTTTCCGCTATCCGCGTGGCAGCTGCTATCAATAAACATTTTAGCGCTGCGCTGAAGGTGGTGGCTGTTTTCCAATATGCCACTATCCGCGAACTGGCCCGGCACATCAACCCGAACGAAGCCACGTATACCACTATACCACAGGCGCCGGAAATGGATACCTATCCATTGTCGCATGCCCAAAAAAGACTATGGCTCATCTACCAGCTGGACGAGGCACGATCCAACTACAACATGCCGCTGGCCTTTACATTCCGCGGTAACGTGGATGTGGCGGCACTTTCCGCTGCCTTTAACCTGCTGGTAACGAGACACGAGATACTACGTACGATATTTGTAACTGAAGACGGTGAGCCAAGGCAGCGGGTGCTGCGGCATGGACAAGGATTCGCCCTTCAGGTGAGCGACCTGCGTGGAAAAGAAAATGTCTATACATACCTGGATACCCTGATAGCAGCAGAATCGGCTACTGTATTCGATCTGACAGATGGCCCTTTATATCGGGCACATCTCTGGCAAACGGGCGAACAGGAATATGCATTCTTCATTGTGCTGCACCATATCATCACGGATGCATGGTCTACCGCCGTTATCATGAATGATCTGCTGCAGTTATATCATGGGCTGCTGGATCATGGCAACGCCATGCCGCCTGCACTGGGCATACAATATAAGGACTATGCCGTGTGGGACCTGTCGCAGGTACAGCAGCCCGGCTACGCTGCACACAGGGATTATTGGCTGGAACAATTCAGAGAACCGGCACCCGTGTTGGAACTGCCGGCGGATTATCCCCGTCCTGCTGCGTTGGAACAAACCGGAAAACTGGTGCGTACCCGCGTGGATGCTCCACTGCTTGCATCGTTGAAAGCCACCGCCCATCAACAGGGCGTAAGCCTGTTCATGTTGCTGCTGGCCGGATTCAAAGCCTTGCTGCATCGTTATACCGGCCAGGAAGATCTGGTGATTGGATCGCCGGCGGCGGGCCGCAGTCATACAGATCTGGATAACCAGGTTGGTTTTTATGTAAACACATTAGCCCTCCGCACCCGGTTTGCCGGAGACCAGCCGTTCGCTGATTTGCTGGAGGCCGTGAAAATATCCACCCTCGGTGCTTACGAGCACCAGCAGTTCCCCTTCGATCAGCTGGTGGAAGAATTGGCCATTCCCCGCGAAACTGGCCGCTCACCACTGTTCGACATCATGTTCGTATTACAGAACATGGAAAGCGATGGTTTGATGCCAAAGGATACACTCAGCTTTGAAGTGGCTGATTATCCACTGGGCTCACAGGGAAATAAATTTGATTTGACAATTGAAATGTGGGAGTCCGACTCTGCATTGGAAATGACCTTTGAATATAACAGCGGTATTTTCAGCGAGGCGCGCATGAACCGTATGGCACAACATTTCAGTAATCTGCTGCAGGCCGTGGTGAAGGATTTGCGAACACCTCTCATCCGGCTGGATTATATAGCAGCTGAAGAGAAACAACTGCTGCTGGAAGTATTTGCCGGCAGGGCGGATAAGTTGCCGAAACAGATCAACGTGGTCCGCCTGTTTGAAGAAATAGTGCTGCAGTATCCGGATTCGCCGGCGGTAGGAGATGAAGCCGCTGTATACACTTACCGGGAACTGAATGTCCGCGCCAACAGGCTGGCACATTATCTCCGCCTTCATTACTATACCGGCGAAAACGATATCGTAGCCATAGTGATGTCCAGGTCAGCTGATTTTGTTACAGCTATGCTGGCGGTGCTGAAAACCGGCGCGGCTTACTTGCCGCTGGAACACAATACACCAAAGGATCGTATACGCACCTTGCTGGAGCAAACGAATGCGGCGCTGGTGATTACAGATGATGCTGCAATAACTGATGGATTAGATGCAGGTATCCCTGTAATTGCTCCGGATGCCGCCACCCTGGAGCTGTTTCCGCAGGATAACCTCCATGATACCGGCATCACCGGCAACTCAATGGCGTATGTGATGTTCACCTCCGGTTCTACAGGCACACCTAAAGGTGTGATGGTAACACACAAAAGCATTGTACGCTTAGTCAGGAATACAAACTATATAACGCTAACTGCAGCCGATCGCATACTGCAAACGGGCTCCTTATCATTTGACGCGGCCACCTTCGAAATCTGGGGTGCTTTGCTGAATGGAGGCCAGGTGCATTTGCTGGACCTGATGCATCTGCTGGACACCCAACAGTTGTCCGCTGCTATCAGAGAAAAGGAAATCAACACCATGTGGTTTACCGCCTCCTGGTTTAACCAGCTGGCTGACCAGGACCCAACGCTGTTTCGTTCGTTGAGCAGGCTGCTGACCGGTGGAGAGGCACTGTCTCCATCGCATATACGAAAGGTACAGCAGGCCTGCCCTGATACTATTATCATTAATGGTTACGGACCTACAGAAAACACCACCTTCTCTATCTGTGGCCCGGTGCCGCATTTCCCGGAAACTGCCGTGCCGCTGGGGCGCCCTATCACCCACAGCACAGTGTATATCGTGGACAGGCAGAACCAGCCCGTGCCGGTAGGTATTCCAGGTGAAATATTATTGGGAGGCGAGGGGTTGAGTACGGGCTATATCGGTGATCCGCAGCGCACGGCTCATCAGTTCATTGCGCATCCTTTTATGGTGGGCGAAAAGGTATATCGTTCCGGGGATATTGGCAAATGGCTGGAAGATGGTACGGTAGCGTTCCTGGGCCGTGTAGACGACCAGGTGAAAATCCGTGGTTACCGGGTAGAACCTGGCGAAATTGCTCATGCTGTCAAAGATATTCCAGGCATCCGCGATGCTTATGTTTCAGCGGAAAAAAATGCACAGGGGCAGAAAATGCTGATCTGCTTTTATACGGCGACGCAGGCTTTACTGCCAGCTGTGCTGAAGAATGCCCTGAAAGTACAGTTGCCTGACTACATGGTACCGTCTCTTTTCATTCACATGGAGCAGCTGCCGCTGAACAGGAATGGAAAGCTGGACAGGCAGGCATTACCAGATATTGACTGGCTGCTGCAACAGCAGGCAAACAATAGCGAAGCTCCTGCAACGGAAACGGAAGCTGCAGTACTGGCCCTCTGGGAAGAGGTGCTGGGCAGAACAGGCTTCGGTATGCAGGATAATTTCTTTGAAGTGGGCGGGAGTTCACTGCTCGCATATCGAATCATTTCCCTGGTGGAAACCAGGTTGGGCGTGAAAATTAACCTGGCGGCCTTTTTTCGGAACCCGGAGATAGGTACACTGGCAGCAGTGATCACAGCAACAGCGCCATCTGCTGCCAATGAAATTCCTTTGGTGCCTGCCGCAGAACTATATGAATCCTCCCGTGCACAACAACGTTTATGGATACTTGATAAACTGGAAACCGAAAAACATGCATTCAATATCACCGGTGCATTTGTAATCACGGGCGCATTGCAAATCCCAGCATTGGAACAGGCATTGCAGCTTATGGTGGCAAGGCATGAAATACTGCGCACCGTTTTTGAAGATCAGGAAGGCCTGCCATACCAGCGCATCCTCGATAACGAACAGTGCCCCGTTTCACTGGTGGTTACCACCGTAACCGGCGACGTGAGGACCCACGGAGCAGCCCTGCTGAAACAGGAAGAACAACATGTGTTTCAGTTGAACCAGTGGCCGCTGATCCGCATGCGGGTGGTGACCTCCGGGGAAGAACATGTGCTGGTGGTAAACATGCACCATATCGTTGGCGATGGCTGGTCCGTTCAATTATTCTATACTGAGATACTTACCCTCTATACGCAGCTGGTAAACGGAGAAACACCCGTGTTGCCGCCGCTGCGCATACAGTATAAAGACTATGCCGCCTGGCATCAGCGCAGGCTACAGCAATCGTCTGTTACAGATGAACCTTACTGGTTGAATAAACTGCAGCAGGAAAACAGGCCGGATTTACCGCTGGATTTCCCCCGTGCCCGTACCCGCGCATATAGTAGCAATGCCCTGCACTTTGACCTGGATAATGCCACCCTCGCTACTTTCCGCAACTGGACCCGGGAACGGGAGGTGAGCATGTTCATGATCTGCCAGGCCCTGGTGGTACTGTGGCTGCGGCAATATATGAAGACAAACGACATTGCCGTAGGTACTACCTCCGCAGGCAGAGATCATCCAGATCTGCAGCAGCAGATGGGATTCTATGTGAACGTGATGGTACTGCGCACCCAGCTGCAGGAGCAGGACAGCTTCTTTACCGCACTGGACAAAGTGAAGGGCACCACGCTGGAAGCATACGAGCATCAGCATTATCCGTTTGACCTGCTGGTAGATAAACTGAAACAAAAAAGAGATCTCGGAAGAAACCCACTCTTTGATGTAATGTTATCGTTTAACGACGGCTTTTCTGTTGACGCGCCAGCTGCAACCAATTTCACGGAACTGACTACAACACCGGGTGAAGGCTCCAACAAATACGACCTGACAATTTTCTTCACCACAGATCAGGAGCATGGCATCCAGGTGGAACTCGTGTATAACAATTCGTTATTCATGGCCTCCACCGCTCAATACCTGCAGCAACTGTTTATGGCCGTAGTACACCAGGCGCTGATGGATCCACATGCAACACTGAATGCAACATCAGCCGCCACGCCACTGCAGGAGGCCATTACACTGGAAGACGATTTTAGCTGA
- a CDS encoding aspartate aminotransferase family protein has translation MSDYSRFHLSEKPRIISAQIPGPRSQELLALQQEIEGSVVSYPRSIPIAIERAKGAVVEDVDGNQFLDFFAGAGVVNLGHTNEEVLSYVTAQQEKLIHALDFPTENKLSAIQKILAHLPEELRDQYKVSFGGPTGSDAIEAALKLAKIKTGRDTIIAFTGGYHGMTSAALSLTSDTAFRNRLTSLTPNVHFVPYSYCYRCPFKLDEANCKMACVDYLRNILENSHSGIPKPAAIVIEPIQGEGGNIVPREGYLEALVKLAHAHDVLVIFDEIQSGFFRSGEFLAWMHTGAVPDIITISKGIGGVGLPLSALIYRKDVEAWGPAAHIGTFRGNQASLAGTNGAFDFVDRYNLNEHTKKAGERLINGLKALQENSAYIGDVRGRGLMIGVELVKDKKTKEPFPALVKRFRNECMQRGLIFEVGGHYNNVVRLVPPLIITDAIIDNALAIMEVALAESESAVKETVRMATV, from the coding sequence CACAGGAGTTACTGGCCCTTCAGCAGGAAATTGAAGGTAGCGTAGTGTCTTATCCCAGAAGTATACCCATTGCAATTGAACGCGCAAAAGGCGCGGTGGTAGAGGATGTGGACGGTAATCAGTTCCTCGACTTTTTCGCCGGTGCCGGCGTGGTGAACCTGGGACATACAAATGAGGAAGTACTGTCTTATGTTACTGCACAACAGGAGAAGCTCATTCATGCGCTGGACTTCCCTACTGAAAATAAATTATCCGCTATTCAGAAAATACTGGCGCATCTGCCTGAGGAACTGAGAGATCAGTACAAGGTGAGTTTCGGCGGCCCCACTGGCTCTGATGCTATAGAAGCCGCACTGAAACTGGCCAAAATTAAAACCGGCCGCGATACCATCATCGCTTTTACCGGCGGTTATCACGGTATGACGTCCGCAGCGTTGTCGCTCACTTCAGACACCGCTTTCCGCAACCGCCTGACCTCCCTCACGCCGAACGTACACTTCGTTCCATACAGCTATTGCTACCGCTGCCCATTCAAGCTGGATGAAGCGAATTGCAAAATGGCCTGTGTGGATTACCTGCGCAATATCCTGGAAAATAGCCACTCTGGTATTCCAAAGCCGGCGGCCATTGTGATAGAGCCCATACAGGGTGAAGGCGGAAACATTGTACCGCGCGAAGGTTACCTGGAAGCACTGGTGAAACTGGCGCATGCACATGATGTGCTGGTGATCTTTGATGAAATCCAGAGCGGGTTTTTCCGTTCCGGCGAATTCCTGGCCTGGATGCACACCGGCGCTGTACCTGATATCATCACTATCTCCAAAGGTATTGGCGGGGTAGGCCTGCCGCTGTCAGCGCTCATCTATCGCAAGGATGTAGAGGCCTGGGGCCCTGCTGCACACATCGGTACTTTCCGCGGCAACCAGGCCAGCCTGGCTGGTACAAATGGTGCGTTCGACTTTGTGGACAGGTATAATCTCAACGAGCATACGAAAAAAGCTGGTGAAAGACTGATTAACGGGCTGAAAGCTTTGCAGGAAAACAGCGCTTACATTGGCGATGTACGCGGCAGAGGCCTGATGATCGGGGTGGAACTGGTGAAAGATAAAAAGACAAAGGAGCCATTCCCGGCGCTGGTGAAACGCTTCAGGAATGAGTGCATGCAGCGCGGACTCATCTTCGAAGTAGGTGGACATTACAATAATGTGGTGCGCCTGGTGCCGCCATTGATTATTACAGATGCCATCATCGACAATGCCCTGGCCATTATGGAAGTGGCGCTGGCAGAAAGTGAATCGGCTGTAAAAGAAACGGTCAGAATGGCAACTGTATAA